AGTTCAGTGACTCGGTCAGTTTTCAAtatacaataatacaacaacataCTTCACACACTGAATGTAGAAAAATATTATTACCCTCGTTACTTagtcataaaataaaaagattcaGGATTGTGAAGCAAAAAGGCAAAGTGCAAAGACACCAGAGACCCTGCAGGGAGAGTTTGGGCATTCCTCTTtcctccaacatggccgcctGTAACCAGTGATAACCACGCTCAGAAGATAACACCAACATTATGCTCTGGCACCGGTTTTTAGGGCTGCATCATGGAGGAAAAACAGGCACAAACATCCTGTCAGAGGCCTCTGGTGGGTTAATCAAGTCCCTTTATGATACggtgaaaacagaataaataagtAGTTTTTCTAAGGTAGTTCATGAACAGAAAGGTTTTTTGGTAGTTGACGTCCTTTCATAGTGCAGACAGAATGAGTTCTTGCTTGTAGGTGTTGGCACTGGCCTGTCCCAAAAACATCGTTGTTCTGGGTGTGAGCTGGTGTGTCCGTTTCAGggtttttcatctgttttccagCAGCTATTGTTCTGCGCGTCTCCACcccatgaataaaaacaaaagtgataaTTCTTGACTTGATGCAAATACCAATGATCTTCATCATTCATCAATCTGTCTTTAGTTCCTCCATTAACTATAAAATGCCCATTCGTATTGTCTGTTTTGTCCCATCAGCATTCAAAAagattttttgtttcatttcgctcaagacaaagaaaaccgttaaatgtttacatttgaggagctggaaTCCGTCAGCTTTGGACTGAACAGATGCGGAGAATTAAAACCACGGGCCGCAGTGTtatttagcttagctttgtgGCCTCTGCTGTGATATGACGTCAGCTGAGTTGTGTTCAGGATTCAACGGAATAAATGGGCTAATCTTccatgatgtcacagtgatatTTCCTGGGGAAGACCTTTGGCGGTCACAAGAAGCagatcactgctgcagagtctATGACAAGTGCTGGttcagctgtttttctgtgatcTGAATGCTTCCCCTCGTCATCACAACGTTTTATCCAAAAGGATGCACTGCTTCTCTGTGACCACGAGAGTGAGCAGCAGTCTGCTGATTACTCACTCAGTTCCATCCACAAGTGGGGGTAGGGGGAGACCAAGTCAAAGTACAGAGGATAGGTGGTCTGAAGGATGGACAGAATAGGAACAGCTACACTTCTGGTGCCCTCAGGCAAGGCACTTAAACATCTAAACTCCTCCAGCGGAGcttgtggcagcagcagactgcagcTCCGTGTGCGTTTCTGTCAAGTGAGCTGATGGTGAAAAACACGAACCTTCCCCTCCATAAATTAAAGTTTGAACAGAGCAGTGCAGAGCTGAGCGGGCGGGAGAGTAAATTCGGAGGCAGTCGGCTGGAAGTTCAGAGAGGGCGAAGGTTGTGACATCAGGACCACAGAGAAAAGTGATGCCAGTGAGAGTCCAAACATGAGTCTGACCAGTGAAGGAAGGGATGAGACCGCACCAGTGAGAGGGCAACATACTGCACACAAGGAAGTACTGGAGACAGTCACCACAGCCGGAACCGCTTCCCCTCATGACCCGACTGTCGCCTTAAAGTGAATTTCACAACTTAAGCTTCTACAAAAATATGGACAGATGTTGGCAATATAATTGATACAGATGCTGGAAACACTCAGCACCATTAAAATAAGCTTTTAAGTGCAGTAAAATGATTGTCAGATGCACAAAACTCGTGTTTGTGTTTCAAGCAAAATGAGGAGTGTCATTTCAGCCATTACATCACCGGCTCAGCGACTTTGGCCCACAGTGCTACAGAGGCAGTAAACTACACTTGATTTAGACTAGAATGATACAAATGGTTCAATTCAGGTCAGacctaaaaaaaagaaaacttctgTAAAACCCTTTGGCAGAAATTCCATTGAATGTGACTGAAAATGGCACTTCTGGTTAGGACCTATGGATAGGTCTCCCTTCCCTTCTCCCTGCTGAGTGATGCTTCACTAAAGTGCCGACAAGTTCGCACTGCAAACCTTAACCTGTCATATCAAAGCAATGTGTTTCAGTCAtgtgggaatgttttttttttttaaaaaggctgacGCAGCAGAGTGGAGTGTGCGGTTAGAGCCAGACTTTAAGGAAAGGTTTACAACTTTCCACGTCTGTCTTATAACAGCCGTCAGGTGTCCACAGCAGGTGTGCCGGTGAGGATTCCTCCTGTTCATGCTGGCTGTTGAGAGAGCTTCCTAACGCTCTGTCTATGAGCGTGATGGGTGACAAAACATAGTTTGCATTTCCAGCATCTCCCTGTTAATCTACAGTAGAAGGAAAataacagagaggaaaactAAAAGCTGTTCAAATGGGCACCTGATTGTTGTTGTAACACAAATTTGAAAGATTGTGAAGCTATCCATTTCAAACTGAACAGGGCCGATGTGTCATTCACCTGCTCAACTGCAGAAATTTTAAAAGGGAGGACTCAAAACTGCTAAACGCAGCTTAACAAAAGCTCTACGTAGAACATAAGAGAGTCTCCATTAAATCTCTGCAGGTGAGCTGGTGAGAAAAACCCTTTTTAAAGCCAACAAGAACAACAGCCAGATTTATGAAAATCAGGTTGAAACATGATTTCCTCAGAGAAAAGACATGACTTGGGGGGGCTGTGATGGATTCGATATACAGTGATTCTCGTGGAGCCGTTGAGCCAGGCACCGCCAGGCCTGCTGTCACACCGCCATCACAGTGAGGGTGAGCTTTGGCGTCTGCACTGTGAGCCGAGAGGAGGACGGTCCCTCTGATGCTCTGAGCCTCTGAAGGAGGCGCCACAGTGTGGATGGAAGGTGCCGGAGTCCCGGGAGGTCAGTGTGTCGCAGTGCCACTCAGCCCGACGCTGCtataactgctgctgctgcaccagcCGCCTGTAATGCGGCATGACTTTACTCTCCGGCAGGTAGAGCGCCATCTCCAGGGCGACCAGGATGGTGAACTCAAATGATATCAGCTCCCTCCTGCTGATCCTGAAACGTTCCTCCAGCTTCTACAGAGACACAACAGAAACCAAAGCATGACTCTTCCATGGCTTtgcgtctctctgtctccaatCCTCATATTACTGAACTCCACTGAGCCCACCTCAGactgctggtgctgcagcttTTCCTCATTCACCTGAGTCACACTACAGTCTACTACAGTCTCAGcaagtgaaagtgtgtgtgagagcgcaTGAATGTGAAACATGGTTGGAGCGCTCCTCGATGGCTGACACCACATTAGCAGTATGAGCTTAGCTTCATCGGTTTTGAATCCTGTCAGCATTTCAGTCGAGGCTCATCAGATTTAGCAGCAACACTTATTTCACTGTGttacattcacatttaatgaacatttAGATTAATAGAAGTATCCAATCAGACTCGGTATCAGCACATATCCAATATTAAGGATTGGGTTAAGGGCAAAAACAACTTGATCAGGACACTCAGTCTGTGAAATATTCATTCGAGTTCTGATTCAGGGCCTCCTAAAAGTCCCAACAAATGGTTTCACTTATTAGTTATTCATGTTTGAggtaaatgtgaggatttactgGCTCTCTCTGTGTTCAGCGTCGTCGTTGTCTTTtgactgtttgttgtttttatattaataaacCCCATGGCCTGGGTATTTTAACGGCGTTagtagtgttttattttgggtCAGTGGTGATTGATATTGATTGATATTTGATGTAAAAGCCTAATTGATTTGATGACTGTCATGACAGGGTCCCTTAAATATGGATATTAAAGAGCCGTAACCAAGGTATGTACTGAGTGGGACATCTTATAGTTCAATAATAAACTTAGTGCTCTCCATGGACACAGTTTCTACAAAAATCCTGTCTGTGCTGACATTTCTCAGTACTCATTAGCTGACGTGTGCTGATAATGAGTGATAATCGAACACTGGCCGATAACAGCAGCCACGCCGCTGCACCATTTGGATCCAATGACAACAGCACTGCTGAGGTCTGACgtttctgtgctgtgtgagGACAGCCGTGAGTTAACCACGAGGGACAGAAACTGTCGTCAGTCCTGCAGCTCCGAGACCCTGTAGGTTGTTTTCCACCTGCTCAGGTACATCAGCATCACAAACACCTGAGCAAGAGCAACATGATCTGACTGACAGGCAGAGGTGATCATCATCATCctactgtgcgtgtgtgtgtgtgtgtgtgagagagacttaCATCAATGAGGTGTTTGACCTCCTGTTTCTTGAGGTCACTGCTGATCTTAGCAGCCAGTAGGATGCAGGCAGCTGACACCAACTTCCTGGAAAACAACAATAGTTTGATGTCGTTCTGCAGAATATACGTACGGTCACTTTAGTCTTCGGTTAgcagcccacacacactctttacacAAACTGTGTAAGAGCTGTGCTGTAGTTTCTATTATAGCAAGTAAATATGAAACATGAACAGCCAACAGCCAAAGTAAATCCCCACGTCTTCAATGagcaaaaacattaattttatgTTGTCCATCATCTGACAACTTTCCGCTCTTCATAAGATCTTTATCCAGGACATTTACGACGACAGGGGGActgttttgttcctttgtgtGGTTTATGGGCCactgagtgtgtctgagtgcgTTACATTCAGAGATGGAACAACAATCAGTAGAGCTTCTTGTTGAATCTTACAAATGGTAACAGTGAGGACAGTGGCAATGCTTTGTGCTGCCTTTAGGACAATAACTAAAAGCAAACACAAGAGGGGGCTGATCCTGCACCACATACTGTGGAATAGAAAATCAAAATTTTTAAGGCTCATTTGACAATCAGatctttattttgtcaaaaaattTCCAGGACGACATTTACTGTCTTCTGGTACAGTTCAACCATCACCAACATCTGCATAAACTGTAGTAAATAGTGGGCATGCTGCCAGAGTCCCCGTTAGAGCACATGTAcacatggagagaaaagaatTAAAAGTCATGGAATGGATGTGAGCGATCGTATGAAAGCACTGCAGATAAATGAACATGCACATTGATCACCAGACCAGTCTGCAGCTTGGAGAGACCTCGGAGTCTTTGACCAATAATCGAATTACTTTACTTTTCAGTGTCTGTCAACAGCTAAACTGTAAAGTACCTGCATGCAGCTGTTGTCTTATATGAAGATCAGGTGTTGAAGTACCTGTTCTGTTTATTGAGTCGACCCCCAAGCACCAGCTTCTCAAAGTAGACGAACGCCATTGCGATGGTGACGGGCTGCATGCCGCAGTCCTCCCCGATgactctcatctctctcttcagaCTGAGAGATAGAGGCAGGTTTTAATATGAAGAATTTCTTTACCGTAGTTTACATTTTAAGAAATTAAGTGTATTCTACAGCCATAATACTCAAATTTTCTGAGAGTTTCACATTATCACAAGTCCTTTAAGGTATTTAGTCACTTCGGTGGAAATGCTTTACCTGCGTATTTTGCTGAGGGTGAGTTTAATGTGAGGAAACTTCTCCTTAAACGTCTCGTTCATGTCTTTCTTCAGGTCAGACGGTTTGACGTACTCTATTACCGTCGTCTGGAGGACAACAGTTGAGAGAAGAtttaagagaaagagaaagaaaatggagaaaaacagagcaagAAGAAAAGGAGTGAGGGGAGAGCAGAATGCATAAACAGTGGAGAGAGGGGATTTGTAGTCAGAGATATGCAAAAGTTAAACAATGGTCAGTGAATATAAATGAACCCCACGAGGGAGTAAACACTGATAGAGTATTCTAACATCTTCTGCTCTTCAGTCCGGGCACACACTCTCCTAAATTTAACTCACATGAATAAGAATAAAGGATTAACTGATGGATCTGAAGacggacaaaacaagaaaacaaaaagccttATTCTCCCTTTCAACACTGGAAAAATGAAATTTGTTCagtttaaagatatttaaacTGAACAATCTTTGTGTGTGATACAACCAGACTTTCTGATGTCTGAGTGATAATTTAAAAACTCCTGAATTCTGAAGCGCTAGTTTATGTGTACATGTGGCAAACATGAGGATTAAGTGTGTGTCTATTTAATGGTGATGGccattatgtgtttttaaagtgtgtgtgtgtgtgtgtgtgtgtgtgtgcatctcagTGTGTCGTCACTTCACAAGTCCTTCTCAGTGTGTTTGGAGTTTAGGTCAGAGGGTCAAAACTATAGTGGGTGGTGAGATCACActgtaatgcacacacacacacacacacacacgcacgcactttATCGGTACCGTTTAATCCTTCAGAGAAGATTACTGCTGAGGTGGGCTGCTTTGTCACTGATCTTACTCTAcatatgtgtgtctctgtgagtgtgtgtccatatTCTTAATTCATGTGGAGGGATAAAACTAAGCTAATGCCTACAGGATAATTATGTTGATATAAAGAGCCGTGTATGTTGTGTGGAtgaatgtatgtgcatgtgcgtgcgCGTTTCTTCTCTCAGTGGTGATTATTCTGTTCTGGGAGCTCTATAATCCTCTATCCTACTTTCTCCTCTACACTTCTGCCGTCTCCCTCTGTatttcctctctgcctgtctctccctcgGTTGTTCATTGTACTACTTTATTCCTGTTTCTTAAATCTGTTAAAATTAGGTTAGTTAAGTGCTGCTGTAATTTTTGGATGCGAGAATATAATCAGGATGAAGCTCATAAAATTATTTTCATcccaaaaatgaaatgttaactGGTGAAATGAAACTGGTTATCTGAACATAATGTTCCTTTGCAACTTACGCTGAGAAGTTGCTACTTATAAACCTCCTAGAACAATATAATTAGAAATTTAAAAGCAGTGAAGATGGAGTTCATTAAAGGTGTCACAAAGCTGCTGGGTTTTAATGCAGTGAGTCTGAATGCAGCAGTCACTTGAAACAATGATGGAGACACAACAATCTTCAGTGTCTTCTTACCATGTAGGAGGCGAAGATCAGCACCCGCTTGTGTTTCCCGCAAGGCCACTGGGGGTCACTGAGGAGGTTAGGGTCATAGTCTGTCACATCTTCcagacctgaacacacacacacaaaatacaagAAGATGATTTCTCtggttttggtttttcaaaacagcatcaattcttctaggtacacaAAGTCAGGATCATAGTctggtgtatgattaaccagttataccaaacaggtgctaatgatcatcaatttcatatgtaggttgacACACAGTcatgaagtgaaacagaaacagctgtaggaggcttaaaactgggtgaggaacaaccaaactctgctaccaaggtgaggctgtgtttcacgtcacaggtcatcatgttcacactgagcacagcaacaagacacaaggtggttatactgcatcagtaaagtctctcccaggcaaagattgcagagcagactgaggtttcaggatgtgctgttcaagctcttctgaagaagaacaaagaaacGAGCAACGTTGaagacagcagacacagtggTCGGCCAAGAAATGAAAGACATGTTATTCttacttccctttgaaatcagaagatgtTCAGCAGTgtcatcagctcagaaccagcagaaacccGTGGGaccaggtacaccatctactgtctggagaagtctggctagaagtggtcttcatggaagaactgtggccaaaaagccaaacttcTGATGTGGAAACATGCCAAGAGACTGAACAATGTATGAAAATATAAGAACTGGGATGcagaaaatggcagcaggtgctctgggCTGATGAGTCAACATTTGAAatatgtggctgcagcagaaggcagtttgttcactgaagagCTAGAGAGCAGATCGATAATGAGTGTCtacaggcaacagtgaagctggtggaggtccCTTgtaagtttggggctgcatttctgcaggtggtgtcctcaatgctgagaaatacagccAGATACTTATCCATCGTGTAATACCAacagggaggcgtctgattggccaCAAATTTATTCcgcagcaggacaacgaccccaaacatacagccaatgtcaacaggaactatcttcagcgtaaagaagaacaaggagtcctggaagtgatggtgtggcctccacagagccctgatctcaacatcatccagtcagtctgggatcacatgaagagacaaaaGGATCTGAagcagccgacatccacagaagatctgtggtgatataaataaactttacaaTTTTAGATTCTtgttcttactttacagcatttcttcacacctgcctaaaacctttgcacagtactgtattaTAAAAGTGCATGTCATTAATGACAGGTTTCAGGGAGAAAGATCTCTTAAAGGAACTCCCATAAACACCCCTTCAAGCACCTGAATTATCTCAGTGATGTCTTTAGctaagcttagcataaagactggaagcagatggaaactgctagcctagctCCACTTCAAACAGCTCCACCTGTCTCTAATTTCATGCTGTATTAGTGTATTTAACACATGCAGAAATGAAACTAAACCAGAAACCAGATGATGTTGCCTAATTAGCAGCTAGCTCATACAGTGCAGCTGTTCACTGCCCACCGGCTGGGAGCGGCGGTGCATGCTGCATAACCTCTTGGTGATGTTAACAATGTTTAACAGCCTTTATAACTCCAGTTAGACTAGTTAGCCTAGTACACATCTAGTAACATATGATGTGTACATGCAGCAGCTTATAGAGCCGAGCCTGAGAGGCTGTCACAAGGAGACTAAAAATATAAAGCCCCTATCAGTATGCACACTGGGACACATGTGCACTCCACATacatacaaccacacacacacacacacacacacacagagctgtgttGTGTTAATGAAAGGTTCCGGATTACAGAGAGAGGGGTTTAGAGGCTAATTCAGGGCTCTgtcactgtgggtgtgtgtgtttatagatAGCAGAAGCAtgagacacacactgagcacataCGTATATACACATGTGTTTAAAATATACAGAGACAACACTCCAGCACAGCTGcaacaactctctctctctttactcatctcttcttcatcctgtgtcttcttcttctcttcctttgcCTGTACTTCGCATATCACTGTTGTCTTAGTCTTGGTCTAAACCCTAAATCTGACTTGATGGTTGTGTGGTGAAATCCTGATCACAAGACGAAACGGCCCTGGTATAATTTAAAATTCAGGGTTATTGCACCAATGCTATGGagataatttgtgtgtgtgtgtgtgtgtgtgtgtgtgttacctgggtCCAGTCCCACAGTGCTGTTCAGTCTGCTGGGTGGGCAGCTCCTTCCTGGCATGCTGTGCGTGCTCCTGGAAACGGGAATCTGCAGCGTCAGGTCATTGGTGGACGATGGCTTCTGCCTCACCAGAGCGTTAGTGGGGTACAGGAACTGGGCATACGACACCGACTGAAACACGGGAGGAGATGGATTGGTGGCAACTCttctacctgtgtgtacctgagcgTGTGCTGGCGGTGGTGTGTTTACCTACCCTGCCATAGGTCTCCAGCTGAAAGCCCTCCAGCCCCGGCAGCATCTCCAGGGTGGTGGAGATGTTACCAGATGAGTGCCTCCTCCTGGGGTGGTTTAACGTGGGGTCACTGGAGAAGGAGACAACAGTGGTTAAGCTGACaagggaaacagcagcaggtttacCAGCAGGAATtgacattaaatattcacaACTTGATGAATCTGATTCAGAGcatttattgtaaaataaatcagcaataaatcagaatttaggaaggactgaaaaaaatatgcaaattagcTTAAAATTAAACTTGTAGATTAACTTTAATGATTTTAGCCACCTCGTGATTTTTCTCCTTGCACCGCTGTCCTACCAAATAATCTGCGATAAACTGATACTGAGAGGATAAACCCTTTTGATTTTAATAACTTCCTGACCTTTCCTGCGGCTCGCTTTTAAGACACACTTTACATTTTAATCCTAGCGCCTAAAGTGCTCTAAAAACACCAGCATTCTTCTAATTGTGGGGTGTGATGAACTTTACAGCCTCCAAGTGCTGCAAGTGGAGCCTCAGCTTTAAAGTCTAGTTTGAAGAAAGGTCTAAGCCATTTTCAGGTGTGTTAAAATGTCTTTGGCTCATCTCTGTCATATTTTAGTGGCATATGAGCAGCACACATCATCGAACAATGCAGATACGCTCCCTGGCCCGGAGCGTTTCAAGGTGACAGCATGGGACATGTGGCTCAAAGACATTCCTGTGAGTCAAaggtcacttcctgtcacagcCACAACTTCTGCTGAACACGCTGAACTTTCACAGTTTCAGACCACAACATCAGCTAAAAGATTAAACTGGAAGTGTGTACAAAGACCAATGTCACTCACGCCGCCTCAactactgagtgtgtgtgcgtatgcaaactgtatgtgtttatgtgtatgtgagtgtgtgtgtgtatgtgtgtgcataacagaggagacacaagttttgtgtgtgtttttgataatCTGTGTGTACATAAGATATGAGTTTTCCCTTGTGCTTTGCTtccttgtgtatgtgtggtgtgCGTGTGACGTGATGGTAAGCATGCACAGGGGCTGCTGTAGAttaccatctgtgtgtgtgtgtgtcaatgtaataataataagcttACTCTGTATCTATATATGTGTGCTCATATAGTAATATgagtatttgtctgtgtgtgtgttagagccAGAGAACAGCTGAATAATAAAAGTGTGCGCTACATTTTTATCTGTTAATGTGTCTATAAAGACTTAAATGTGTATATGTGGGGACGTTTatgtgagattgtgtgtgtgtgtgtgtgtgtgtgtgtgtgtgtgtgtgtgtgccaaaagaaaagccaaaaaGTCCTCAGGTCAAGTCAGGGGGCTCTGAGGCACATGGGAAAATCGTCCCTTCCTTCTTGCTTGTTGTTTGTCTGGAGGAGGTCCTAACAAACAACTCTTCCTCCctgcctcactctctctccttctcctcctcctcccttctcatGTCATCCATATgcaactcctctcctctctccttttttcttccgAACCCAATGAGAAAAtcacatcctctcctctcctttctttctttggtcAGCTCTACCTGTCCTCCTACTCTTTCACCCTGCCTGACTGAGGTGGCTTTGCAtttgcagggtgtgtgtgtgtgtgtgtgtgtgtgtgtgtgcagattacCTGAGGTAGAAGCTTTCTCCGTAGGGCAGAACAGAGAAGGCAGCACACAGAGATCTCTTAGCACAGATCAGGACAAttctgaaagacaaacacacacacacacacacacaacattgtCCAGGGGTCCAGTAAAATCACCGCTCATTGCATCACTTTTAgccaataaaacacagaaaagctaAGGCAATTCATCAAAACATACGCTTACACCTTAAGAACATAAAAACCTGACTCTACAGTCCCTTTCAATGGTCGAGCCTGCACTGTTCCACCAGCAGTGTACTTAAACAAGTTAATATTGAAATATGAATCAGAGATCGCTCAGACTTGAtccatatttttctctttattttcccTGTAAAGGATTAAAAAGAGCTCCCTGGTGAAGACAGAGAATCTTGAGGACAGGTGCATTTAATAAGCTATATCCTATTAATTGTTACTTAGGTAAATGTGACACctaattgttttattgattttagttGATGCTGCCCAGCCCTGCTCCAAAGCATGCTCTGTTAGTTACTTGTTCCCCTCTGGTCAGAGATACAGACCTCTAAGAATCAGGTGTAACAGACTCAAACTTTCATTCTAAGTGTGGTTTTTGATACCAGACTCCATCTGTAAAAGTCTCCAACAGCATCAGTAATAACAGCAAGTCAGGTTTATTGTAAAAATCCTTTGTTTTCAGTCCCACTCGTTGAAATTTCACTAAAAATATGTGACACTACTGGTGGTAACTCACAGTGCTGTGAAGTGAGCACATTTCCAGTAGGTGGAAATAAAAAGCCAGTGCAAGTGCTAAGACCTGCACCTTTACCAGAGACGCTGCTAAACAACAGCGAGTTAGAATTGTGTTTCAACGGAACagagcgtctgtgtgtgtgtgtatttgtattgcTGATCCCCTGGAGTATAAAGCCCTGCGGAGCACAGACTGCAGTTGCTCGCCTGGTTTGTGtctcagaggaaaatgtttacagtCATTATCTTTGGCTCAGGAAGCAAAGAGACTGGAGGATGATTCATagtgtgtgaaaacataaacacatttactcTTGAGTTTATTGAATTTATGATGAGTAATTCCCTTTTCTATATCTATGTAGCCGGTCAGAGACGTCATATCATTGACCTTGTGACAGAATTAAAACAGTACAAAGCCAAAGAGCCACACTGTCTGAGCAAATTCTCTAGATTTTAGGTTAATCAGAGTCACAGTGAATCTACCAAAGTAGTTAGATAACCTGGATTAAACAATATAAGCAAATAAAATACGAGCTTAAAGGGAACGAACCTTGATCTTATAACCTGCCAGGGAGGAATGTGTTAAGTGTGTGGGTGCGGTAAGGAGGGGTTGGTTCTGAGATGCTAGGCAATTGCATTCACATAAAGCTGCCTATCAAGCCAGTGGGACAGACACTGATGTTTAGCAGGAGCAGATCCATTGGAGAAATAAGTCCAGGCCAGGCCGCCGAGTATCTGCTCCTTGTATGGCTGAGAGCAGGAGTTAAAGGCAGCTTACAGGTAAGTTCGGGAGTTAGAGAGTGGTGTCGTCTGTCAGAGGGCCCGTGAGATCTATAACACCACAGTGTACCTGCAGGGCCCCGTCACAGGTAACTCTGTCCTTCTATGGCAAACTTTAGAATTTGTTTTTCCAATCCGTGCTTTCTTTACATTATTCATTAACTACAACTGCAAGCTAGCAAGGTTGTTTGTCATCTGCTTGCCAGACTGCACAACTCACCAATAAACaatctgtaaacacacaaaaactaaaaatgtttacCAGAATTAATTTCATAGGTGGCTGTGAATTACAGTGTCAGAAGAAGCCTTTAAATACATTGTAGATGTCAGCCATTACCACTGATGTTGCAGTTCAGTAGTTCCCAACCTCCCACAATCTCATCAAATGAGCTCAAGTATCAATGCTAATTATCTACTTTCAACTGAGTTCATTTGAATGGATTTTTAACAGGATATTTTCAGCTTCGCTAGTGGCCTGGGTCTAGGAGGGGCAGTGTCTGTTAGTCGATCCATCACTTTGgaccagactgaaatatttcaaaaactattggatggatcGTCATAAAATTTGGTACAAATATCCTGCTTGAGATGACCAAAGTCCCCTGATCCCCTGACACCACCAgaaggttgacatttgtggttttgagtgaaatgtatCAGCAGCTGTGGACGACTGTGGAGATCCCTTCACTTTCCATATACACCACCATTAGGTCAAGATGTTTTAGTCCAATACTTTTTATACAATACTGTTTATGACAAATTAACTGTAAAACTAATgtcattcccatcagcctcagcggTACTTCCtgtaattagcaaatgctagttagcatgcaaacacactaaaGTGTAATGTTGAACCTGATAAGCATTACCTGCGCTGAGGAAAATGATAATT
This sequence is a window from Pempheris klunzingeri isolate RE-2024b chromosome 11, fPemKlu1.hap1, whole genome shotgun sequence. Protein-coding genes within it:
- the cables2b gene encoding CDK5 and ABL1 enzyme substrate 2, coding for MAAAAACGQHSAAMTAAVSGKKTGNREHSRRNRENSRRRQAALLFLTNISLDGRPVQSNSADNGGNRHHKETDLEGADSGTAAAAAVGLYPELGNNTRYGTFSSLSASVSYGNVNSSPAPRTGHLTVPPILVLPSDTGFNDVGSAEVLLECRRGSFPSPGSSNLLSPSPSNISLLPSPLGPRKSSTLLSVQSCNSVSSEPRQRTRNLSGGSPRPRHTKKIHFIKNMKQYDTRGSRIVLICAKRSLCAAFSVLPYGESFYLSDPTLNHPRRRHSSGNISTTLEMLPGLEGFQLETYGRSVSYAQFLYPTNALVRQKPSSTNDLTLQIPVSRSTHSMPGRSCPPSRLNSTVGLDPGLEDVTDYDPNLLSDPQWPCGKHKRVLIFASYMTTVIEYVKPSDLKKDMNETFKEKFPHIKLTLSKIRSLKREMRVIGEDCGMQPVTIAMAFVYFEKLVLGGRLNKQNRKLVSAACILLAAKISSDLKKQEVKHLIDKLEERFRISRRELISFEFTILVALEMALYLPESKVMPHYRRLVQQQQL